In Lathamus discolor isolate bLatDis1 unplaced genomic scaffold, bLatDis1.hap1 Scaffold_66, whole genome shotgun sequence, the following are encoded in one genomic region:
- the NEDD8 gene encoding NEDD8, producing the protein MLIKVKTLTGKEIEIDIEPTDKVERIKERVEEKEGIPPQQQRLIYSGKQMNDEKTAADYKIQGGSVLHLVLALRGGRGSLSPAP; encoded by the exons ACATTGACAGGAAAAGAGATCGAGATCGATATAGAGCCCACGGACAAG GTGGAGCGCATCAAGGAGCgggtggaggagaaggaggggatccccccccagcagcagcgcCTCATCTACAGCGGGAAGCAGAT GAACGACGAGAAGACGGCCGCTGACTACAAGATCCAGGGGGGCTCCGTCCTCCATCTTGTCCTGGCGCTGCGGGGGGGGCGGGGCTCCCTTAGCCCCGCCCCTtga